One window from the genome of Aneurinibacillus sp. REN35 encodes:
- the addA gene encoding helicase-exonuclease AddAB subunit AddA — MSIRILEKPVDSTWTDEQWEAIAARGSNVLVAAAAGSGKTAVLVERIIRRITDEYQPLSVDNLLVVTFTNAAAAEMRHRIGAALEKEAAAKSSSYLRRQVTLLNRASITTLHSFCMEVLRRYYYLIDLDPSFRIADSTEAQLLRQEAIEDVLEEEYGGESENESFFRLVDSYTGDRGDEALQHLILKLYEFARSHPWPDHWLDEMAAMYRADTLADFYKLPWFTYLRQDIELELNGALALLRQGAEVAQMDGGPLPYLVNFTEDTAVIEGLLAKCSGSWDELYEVFQNAAFGKLKPCKKKECEEALIDKAKKLRDRVKDMIGKLQQEMFAIAPAYYFELNQEMAPLIDKLIELVRRFGAAYSKLKQAKGLVDFSDLEHYCLQILRHEEATPDHLRPSAAALEYRAQFGEVLVDEYQDTNEVQETIVRLVAKESEAEGNLFMVGDVKQSIYRFRLAEPGLFLYKYKQYTADAKETGKRIDLAKNFRSRREVIDGTNFIFKQIMTETAGEIEYDEAAQLVLGAEDYPEHEGVDSCIEVMLIDRSDEKAEAEEEAVYAEEGLTDASAADEVLPDVSELEVAQLEARLISGKIKELIGASGSTPHLIYDKAAKAMRPVQYRDIVILLRSASGWAQVMAEEFKWHGIPAYAELSGGYFAATEIEVMTSLLHVIDNPFQDIPLAAVLRSPLVQLNAEEMAHIRLAKRDKTYYEALLAYLEQAKENPSPLAEKLSGFYDQLIDWRTKARQGALSTLIWHIYRESGYYDFVGGLPGGKQRQANLRALYDRACQYEATSFRGLFRFLRFIEKMQAQGGDLGAARALGEQEDVVRIMTIHKSKGLEFPVVFVAGLSKQHNLQDINGHFLLHKELGFGPKYVEPKQRVSFPTLPHAAMKRRMRLEQLAEEMRVLYVALTRAREKLFLVGTAKSLTASVEKWAQHAAAPNWSLPDYELIKGRTYLDWVGPALLRHQHAESLYAYSETMDRAPFFIREHASRWHVTCYQASSLLLVDEEEKQIQQEMEQAVAKGRPVPIESPYRETVEAQLSWKYEYKLATSHLSKLSVSELKRRRQASLTVEELGGPSYLPGLFRSDTAERPQFLSEKKLQASEIGVATHTIMQQLPLDHALTAEEITEAIERMVARELLTSMEAEAVDAGRIAQFYTSEAGQKVLQSDRIYREVPFNLALSARDVYPEWKEQEGDSKEEETVLLQGVIDCLIEREDGWILLDYKTDTAADLSDEFLIARYREQLESYALATARITGRPVLEKVLYFFDGARTLYL; from the coding sequence ATGAGTATTCGGATCTTGGAAAAACCGGTGGACAGTACATGGACGGATGAACAGTGGGAAGCCATTGCCGCTAGAGGGTCGAATGTATTAGTAGCAGCAGCGGCTGGATCAGGGAAGACAGCGGTTCTTGTCGAACGCATCATTCGACGTATTACGGATGAATATCAGCCACTTAGCGTGGATAACCTGCTGGTCGTAACATTTACGAATGCAGCGGCTGCTGAGATGCGCCACCGGATCGGAGCAGCATTAGAGAAGGAAGCGGCTGCGAAGTCCTCTTCTTATTTGCGAAGGCAGGTCACATTATTAAATCGGGCATCGATTACGACACTCCACTCGTTTTGTATGGAGGTATTGCGCCGGTATTATTATCTTATTGATCTTGATCCATCTTTTCGAATTGCAGACAGCACAGAAGCCCAACTTCTTAGACAAGAAGCGATTGAAGATGTACTTGAAGAAGAGTACGGAGGCGAGTCGGAAAATGAATCATTTTTCCGTCTGGTCGATAGCTATACGGGAGACCGCGGCGATGAAGCCCTGCAGCATTTGATTTTGAAGCTGTATGAATTTGCCCGCAGCCATCCATGGCCCGATCATTGGCTAGACGAGATGGCAGCGATGTATCGAGCGGATACGCTAGCGGACTTTTATAAGCTGCCATGGTTTACGTACCTGCGTCAGGATATAGAGCTTGAGCTGAACGGAGCGCTTGCACTGCTGCGTCAGGGAGCAGAAGTAGCACAGATGGATGGCGGGCCGCTTCCGTATCTGGTGAATTTTACAGAAGATACTGCGGTAATTGAAGGGCTATTGGCAAAATGTAGTGGATCATGGGATGAATTATATGAAGTCTTTCAGAATGCGGCGTTTGGTAAGCTTAAACCATGCAAGAAAAAAGAGTGCGAGGAAGCTTTAATCGATAAAGCGAAGAAATTGCGTGATCGAGTCAAGGATATGATCGGTAAGCTGCAGCAGGAGATGTTCGCTATTGCTCCCGCTTATTATTTTGAATTAAATCAGGAGATGGCACCGCTCATTGATAAGCTGATTGAGCTGGTACGCCGCTTTGGTGCAGCGTACAGTAAGCTGAAGCAGGCAAAGGGGCTCGTGGACTTCTCAGATTTGGAGCATTACTGCCTTCAGATATTGCGTCATGAAGAAGCAACTCCTGACCACCTGCGTCCTTCAGCAGCTGCGCTTGAGTATCGCGCACAGTTCGGCGAGGTGCTTGTTGATGAATATCAGGATACGAATGAGGTACAGGAGACCATTGTTCGCTTGGTGGCAAAAGAGAGTGAAGCGGAAGGCAATTTGTTTATGGTGGGGGATGTAAAACAGTCGATTTACCGCTTCCGTTTGGCGGAGCCGGGTCTTTTTTTATATAAGTATAAGCAGTATACAGCGGATGCCAAAGAAACGGGCAAGAGAATTGATCTGGCCAAAAACTTCCGCAGCCGACGGGAAGTAATTGATGGAACGAACTTCATCTTTAAACAAATTATGACCGAAACAGCCGGTGAGATCGAATACGATGAGGCCGCCCAGCTTGTACTCGGTGCTGAAGATTATCCCGAGCATGAAGGTGTCGATTCTTGCATCGAAGTGATGCTGATTGATCGAAGCGACGAGAAGGCGGAAGCGGAAGAGGAGGCTGTATATGCGGAAGAGGGGCTGACTGATGCGTCCGCAGCAGATGAAGTGCTTCCGGATGTGTCTGAACTTGAAGTGGCACAGCTTGAAGCACGACTGATTTCAGGTAAAATCAAAGAACTTATCGGTGCGTCAGGATCTACGCCACATCTAATCTATGATAAGGCAGCTAAAGCGATGCGTCCGGTGCAGTATCGTGACATTGTCATTCTGCTGCGCTCAGCAAGCGGATGGGCGCAGGTAATGGCTGAGGAATTCAAATGGCACGGTATACCTGCATATGCGGAGTTATCGGGCGGGTATTTTGCTGCGACAGAGATTGAGGTTATGACCTCGCTTCTGCATGTGATCGACAATCCGTTTCAAGATATTCCGCTGGCTGCCGTACTGCGATCACCTCTCGTACAGTTGAATGCGGAGGAGATGGCACATATACGCCTTGCCAAGCGGGACAAAACATATTACGAAGCGCTGCTCGCCTATTTGGAGCAGGCTAAAGAAAATCCTTCTCCGCTTGCAGAAAAGCTCTCCGGATTTTACGACCAACTAATCGATTGGCGGACCAAAGCGCGGCAGGGTGCGCTGTCAACATTGATTTGGCACATTTATCGTGAGAGCGGCTATTACGACTTTGTAGGCGGGCTTCCTGGCGGCAAGCAGCGTCAGGCCAACCTCCGTGCGCTGTATGATCGAGCATGCCAGTATGAAGCAACGTCGTTTCGCGGGTTGTTTCGCTTCCTGCGTTTCATCGAGAAAATGCAGGCACAGGGCGGTGATCTAGGGGCGGCACGCGCGTTGGGTGAGCAGGAGGATGTCGTCCGCATCATGACCATTCACAAAAGTAAGGGGCTAGAGTTCCCGGTTGTCTTCGTAGCCGGTCTTTCTAAACAGCATAATTTACAGGATATCAACGGGCATTTCCTGCTGCATAAAGAACTTGGATTTGGACCGAAATACGTAGAGCCGAAGCAGCGTGTTAGCTTCCCGACACTACCGCATGCGGCGATGAAGCGGCGTATGCGGCTTGAACAGTTGGCTGAAGAGATGCGGGTGCTGTATGTAGCACTGACCCGTGCACGTGAGAAGTTATTTCTTGTAGGCACGGCGAAAAGCCTAACTGCGTCGGTGGAAAAATGGGCGCAGCATGCTGCCGCTCCCAATTGGAGCCTGCCGGATTATGAACTTATTAAAGGGCGCACATACTTAGATTGGGTCGGTCCCGCTCTTTTGCGTCATCAGCATGCGGAATCACTCTATGCATACAGCGAGACTATGGACCGCGCTCCGTTCTTTATTCGTGAGCATGCATCACGCTGGCATGTTACATGTTATCAAGCATCATCTCTTCTGCTTGTCGATGAGGAGGAGAAGCAGATACAGCAGGAGATGGAGCAGGCGGTTGCTAAAGGACGGCCTGTTCCGATAGAGAGTCCGTATCGCGAGACGGTTGAAGCGCAGCTTTCCTGGAAGTATGAATACAAGCTGGCCACCAGTCATTTGTCGAAGCTGTCTGTATCCGAACTTAAGCGGCGCAGACAGGCATCGCTTACGGTTGAAGAGCTTGGCGGCCCTTCTTATTTACCGGGTTTGTTCCGCAGTGATACAGCGGAGCGTCCGCAATTTCTCTCGGAGAAGAAGCTGCAGGCGTCCGAAATTGGCGTGGCAACACATACGATTATGCAGCAGCTTCCGCTAGATCACGCATTAACAGCGGAAGAGATTACAGAAGCAATCGAGCGCATGGTTGCGCGTGAATTATTGACGTCAATGGAAGCGGAAGCTGTCGATGCTGGGCGAATTGCACAATTTTATACAAGCGAAGCGGGACAGAAGGTGTTGCAAAGTGATCGCATATACCGAGAAGTTCCCTTTAACCTTGCGCTTTCGGCTCGTGATGTGTATCCGGAGTGGAAGGAGCAAGAAGGCGACAGCAAAGAAGAGGAAACAGTGCTGCTTCAGGGTGTGATTGATTGCTTGATCGAGAGAGAAGACGGATGGATACTGCTTGATTATAAGACCGATACGGCCGCCGATCTGTCAGATGAATTCCTGATTGCAAGATACCGAGAACAGCTTGAGAGTTATGCGCTTGCCACAGCGCGCATTACAGGGCGTCCGGTGCTTGAGAAAGTGCTATATTTCTTCGATGGAGCGCGAACATTGTATCTATAA
- the addB gene encoding helicase-exonuclease AddAB subunit AddB, whose product MALRMVLGRAGSGKSAYCINEICQRQKEQPMGPSLVYLVPQQMSFQAEYELAAQSGLAGTMRAQVFSFRRLAWKVLQEVGGLSRIHIDSTGIKMVLRRILEKRSNDLRVFGRAMNCIGFTDQLEEMYGELVRHGMTAEDLLQQRDLFIARQESEEETSGFLIDKLHDMHLIYDELEQYIADRYLDAEHYLPLLAERLERSDYLRDAEIWVDGFDRFMPHELMVLRALWAHAGDMTITLTLDQPYDEETAIAEMELFHTTARTYRTVIELAEKSGVRANSLVQLPASGLSPRFMHQPALAHLEAQYSMRPIKAYPHATEAIHMAAAAHRRAEVEGAAQRILALVRKRGYRWRDVAVLVRNLADYEQLFVTVFEDYGIPVFLDQKRPMLHHPLPELIRSALEVIRYNWRYEAIFRCIKTELLLPMEPDLTMEDARHRIDRLENYVLAHGIEGYRWTDPKFTWTYRIYRGLDENAVEMAATMRQSDDELALEKEINELRQHVTAPLMKLESALTKAKSVRALCEGLYQFLIEIGVPKRLEAWSEVAKDEARLEQAREHGQVWQAIIQMLDQIVEVMGDEQMDMGTFSTIIESGLETLTFALVPPALDQVLAGGLDRTRFANVKCAFILGINDGIIPARPKEDGMLSEGERERLLANGCTLGPGSRSRLMEEEFMLYRALTSVSEQLFLSYALADEEGKGMLPSVLIKRMKEMFPLVQESFITIEAGEVASAQEQLAFLANPSRALSYLSAQLHQWRRGYGIHSLWWDAYNWLVREIPEQAQRVTRGLFHRNQEDALTIETSRTLYGQNIRTSVSRMERFQACPFSHFASYGLKLKERELYRLEAPDIGQLFHAALKLVGEHMEKNQMDWGSLETEQMQRLAAEQVDVLSPLLQKQILLSTHRNQYIMRKLKNVVGRAAVMLGEHARRSQFTPKALELGFGPGAELPPLVFELANGCRMELIGRIDRVDGAYGSKGLLLRIIDYKSSAKDLAIEDVYFGLSLQMLTYLDVIISQAEAFFGEAAFPAGILYFHVHNPLLRSLIPLSDDHVQNEVRKRFKMRGLLVEDEEVVRLMDTELATGYSEVLPVALKKDGGFYSTSRVVSAERLDQLRCYIRNIIQDIGQRITDGEVSIDPYRHKKRTACTFCSFKSVCQFDQMIEPGEFRILRQEEKETMWRRIAEKGSKEGV is encoded by the coding sequence ATGGCATTACGCATGGTTCTCGGCCGCGCGGGCAGCGGGAAGAGTGCATATTGCATCAATGAGATTTGTCAGCGGCAAAAAGAGCAGCCGATGGGTCCCTCGCTTGTTTATCTTGTGCCGCAGCAGATGAGCTTTCAGGCAGAATATGAACTTGCCGCACAATCAGGGCTTGCTGGTACAATGCGTGCTCAAGTATTCAGCTTTCGGAGGCTGGCATGGAAGGTCCTTCAGGAAGTAGGGGGATTGTCGCGCATCCATATTGATAGCACCGGTATTAAGATGGTGCTGCGCCGCATTCTAGAGAAGCGCAGCAATGATCTTCGCGTATTCGGCCGTGCTATGAATTGCATCGGATTTACAGACCAATTAGAAGAGATGTATGGCGAGCTGGTGCGTCACGGCATGACGGCAGAGGATTTGCTCCAGCAGCGCGATCTGTTTATTGCACGGCAAGAAAGTGAAGAAGAGACGAGCGGCTTTCTTATCGATAAGCTGCATGATATGCACCTTATTTATGATGAACTCGAACAGTACATCGCAGATCGATATTTGGACGCGGAACACTATTTGCCGCTGCTTGCCGAGAGATTGGAGAGATCTGATTATTTGCGGGACGCGGAGATTTGGGTGGATGGATTTGATCGATTTATGCCGCACGAGCTCATGGTGCTGCGTGCCTTATGGGCGCATGCAGGAGATATGACAATAACGCTCACGCTAGATCAACCGTACGATGAAGAGACCGCAATAGCTGAGATGGAATTGTTTCATACGACAGCCCGCACGTACCGAACGGTTATAGAATTGGCGGAGAAGAGCGGGGTTCGCGCCAATTCTTTGGTGCAGCTTCCGGCATCGGGGTTATCTCCTCGTTTTATGCATCAGCCGGCACTTGCGCACCTAGAAGCACAATATAGTATGCGGCCGATCAAAGCGTATCCGCATGCAACCGAAGCGATACATATGGCCGCCGCGGCCCATCGACGTGCCGAAGTGGAAGGGGCGGCCCAGCGTATTCTCGCGCTTGTGCGTAAGCGAGGATACCGATGGCGTGATGTGGCGGTGCTCGTACGGAACCTCGCAGACTATGAGCAACTGTTTGTAACGGTATTCGAAGATTACGGCATTCCGGTGTTCCTTGATCAGAAGCGCCCGATGCTTCATCATCCGCTGCCTGAATTGATCCGTTCCGCTTTGGAAGTCATTCGGTATAACTGGCGTTATGAAGCGATTTTCCGCTGCATTAAAACCGAGCTTCTTCTTCCGATGGAGCCGGATTTAACAATGGAAGATGCACGTCATCGCATTGATCGACTGGAAAATTACGTACTGGCACATGGGATTGAAGGATACCGCTGGACGGACCCAAAGTTTACATGGACATATCGCATATATCGCGGACTGGATGAGAACGCGGTAGAGATGGCTGCTACGATGCGGCAAAGTGATGATGAATTGGCGTTAGAGAAGGAGATTAACGAACTGCGCCAGCATGTTACCGCTCCGCTTATGAAGCTAGAGAGCGCACTTACAAAAGCAAAGAGTGTGCGTGCGCTATGCGAGGGGCTCTATCAATTTTTAATAGAAATCGGCGTTCCCAAACGTTTGGAAGCGTGGAGTGAAGTGGCGAAGGATGAAGCGCGTTTGGAGCAGGCCCGCGAGCATGGACAAGTATGGCAGGCCATCATTCAGATGCTTGATCAGATCGTAGAAGTTATGGGCGATGAGCAGATGGATATGGGAACTTTTTCTACTATTATTGAATCAGGACTCGAGACGTTGACATTCGCGCTCGTACCTCCTGCTTTGGATCAGGTACTGGCCGGGGGATTGGATCGTACTCGGTTTGCTAATGTGAAATGTGCGTTTATTCTTGGCATTAACGATGGCATCATCCCGGCCCGACCAAAAGAAGACGGGATGCTATCAGAAGGAGAGAGGGAGAGACTACTTGCGAACGGTTGTACACTTGGACCCGGCAGCAGAAGTCGTTTAATGGAAGAAGAATTTATGCTATATCGGGCCTTAACATCCGTATCAGAGCAGCTCTTTCTTAGCTATGCGTTAGCCGACGAAGAGGGCAAAGGCATGCTTCCATCTGTACTTATTAAACGTATGAAAGAAATGTTTCCGCTTGTGCAGGAGTCCTTCATCACGATTGAGGCAGGAGAAGTTGCTTCCGCACAGGAGCAGTTGGCGTTCTTAGCTAACCCATCCCGTGCGCTGTCGTATTTGAGCGCGCAGCTTCATCAGTGGCGTCGTGGTTACGGCATTCATTCGCTTTGGTGGGATGCGTACAACTGGCTAGTCCGAGAAATACCAGAGCAGGCGCAGCGGGTGACGCGAGGCTTGTTTCATCGCAATCAGGAAGATGCGCTTACGATAGAGACGAGCCGTACATTGTATGGACAGAACATCAGAACCAGCGTATCGCGTATGGAGCGGTTTCAGGCTTGTCCATTTTCGCATTTTGCTTCTTATGGACTCAAACTCAAAGAGCGTGAACTGTATCGTCTTGAAGCGCCGGATATCGGCCAGTTATTTCATGCGGCATTGAAACTGGTCGGTGAGCATATGGAAAAAAATCAAATGGATTGGGGTTCTCTTGAAACAGAGCAAATGCAGCGGCTTGCTGCTGAGCAGGTTGATGTGCTATCCCCCCTCCTTCAAAAACAAATCCTGCTTAGCACACACCGCAATCAATATATAATGCGTAAGCTGAAAAACGTGGTGGGACGTGCGGCGGTCATGCTAGGAGAACATGCTAGACGCAGTCAATTTACTCCCAAAGCGCTAGAGCTTGGATTTGGCCCCGGCGCCGAATTGCCGCCGCTTGTCTTCGAACTTGCCAATGGATGCAGAATGGAGCTGATAGGCCGGATTGACCGTGTGGATGGCGCATATGGCTCAAAGGGTCTGCTGCTGCGCATCATCGACTACAAATCAAGCGCCAAAGATTTGGCGATAGAGGATGTGTATTTTGGGCTTTCATTGCAGATGCTGACCTATTTGGATGTTATTATCTCACAGGCGGAGGCATTTTTTGGAGAAGCGGCCTTCCCTGCAGGTATTTTATATTTCCATGTGCATAATCCGCTTCTGCGTTCACTCATCCCACTCTCTGATGATCATGTTCAAAACGAGGTACGCAAACGCTTTAAGATGAGAGGTCTGCTGGTTGAAGATGAAGAGGTGGTTCGTCTTATGGATACCGAACTTGCGACTGGATATTCTGAAGTTCTGCCTGTTGCATTGAAAAAAGACGGTGGATTTTATAGCACCTCTCGCGTCGTGTCAGCAGAGCGCTTGGATCAATTGCGGTGCTATATAAGAAACATAATTCAAGATATCGGCCAGCGTATTACAGACGGGGAGGTATCGATTGATCCGTATCGTCACAAAAAGCGAACCGCTTGCACGTTTTGTTCATTTAAATCCGTGTGCCAGTTCGATCAGATGATAGAGCCTGGTGAATTTCGCATTCTGCGTCAGGAAGAAAAAGAGACGATGTGGCGCAGGATCGCAGAGAAAGGAAGCAAAGAAGGCGTATGA
- a CDS encoding NAD-dependent deacylase, which yields MLAQWLKESKHTVVFSGAGMSTESGIPDFRSKQGLWRHKDPTKLASTYALMHNREEFVQFYQSRIETLGQYGPHAGHERLAKWEKEGLINYIITQNVDHFHQQAGSVHVAELHGTINRLRCQGCEKEYSGTRYLQAGGTICTCGQFLRPCVVLFGEALPEEALQAAERETLCADLFIVLGSSLQVSPANFFPQLAKQNGAMLVIINMEPTPLDEIADLVIHDRKIGDVLAEIDQKL from the coding sequence ATGCTAGCACAGTGGTTAAAAGAGTCGAAGCATACAGTCGTTTTTTCAGGAGCAGGCATGTCAACAGAAAGCGGAATTCCGGATTTTCGTTCGAAGCAGGGATTGTGGCGTCATAAAGACCCGACCAAATTAGCCAGTACATATGCACTGATGCATAATCGCGAAGAGTTTGTTCAGTTTTATCAGTCACGAATTGAGACCCTAGGTCAGTACGGTCCGCATGCCGGACATGAACGACTAGCTAAATGGGAAAAAGAAGGGCTGATTAATTATATTATTACGCAAAATGTAGACCATTTTCATCAGCAGGCAGGGAGCGTACACGTCGCGGAACTTCATGGGACGATTAATCGTCTGCGTTGTCAAGGATGTGAGAAGGAATATTCGGGTACCCGGTATCTTCAAGCAGGAGGAACTATTTGCACCTGCGGTCAGTTTTTGCGTCCTTGCGTCGTTCTTTTCGGGGAAGCGCTACCTGAGGAAGCGCTGCAAGCGGCCGAGCGGGAGACACTTTGTGCCGATTTATTTATTGTGCTCGGCTCCTCGCTTCAAGTATCTCCGGCCAATTTTTTCCCCCAGTTGGCAAAGCAAAACGGTGCTATGCTTGTTATTATTAATATGGAGCCTACCCCATTGGATGAGATAGCCGATCTGGTAATCCATGATAGGAAAATTGGGGATGTCTTAGCTGAAATCGACCAGAAATTATAA
- a CDS encoding Crp/Fnr family transcriptional regulator, translating to MENLSHPLKALLQTCATTKKIKKDTYLFHQGEAADSMYMILGGRVQIGKTDAEGKELTLRICKQGDIVGELILFADRPTYVFSAKCLEDGEVGVINRETFEKRLLENKEVAFEFMKWMSDHFRRTQTKFRDLVMNGKKGALYSTLIRMANSYGVETSDGLLIDLPISNRELANFCGSTRENINRTLQELRSLDIVSMKGQKIVIHDLKQLKQLNNCDDCPVAFCNID from the coding sequence GTGGAAAACCTTTCGCATCCGTTAAAGGCTTTGTTACAGACATGTGCTACGACGAAGAAGATAAAAAAAGACACGTATCTGTTTCACCAGGGAGAAGCTGCGGATTCCATGTATATGATTCTTGGAGGACGAGTGCAGATCGGAAAGACAGATGCGGAAGGGAAAGAACTGACCCTGCGCATCTGCAAACAAGGTGATATCGTTGGTGAGTTGATTCTGTTTGCGGACCGTCCAACATACGTGTTTAGTGCCAAGTGTCTTGAAGATGGGGAAGTAGGCGTGATTAACCGGGAGACCTTCGAGAAGAGATTGCTTGAGAATAAAGAGGTGGCCTTTGAGTTTATGAAGTGGATGAGCGATCATTTCCGCCGTACACAGACTAAATTCCGTGACCTTGTAATGAACGGAAAAAAAGGCGCGCTGTATTCTACGCTCATTCGTATGGCAAACAGCTATGGAGTAGAAACATCAGATGGGCTGTTGATTGACCTGCCGATATCGAATCGTGAACTGGCCAACTTTTGCGGTTCAACCCGTGAAAATATTAATCGCACGCTCCAGGAGCTGCGCAGCTTAGATATTGTGTCGATGAAAGGGCAGAAGATCGTCATTCACGATTTGAAACAGCTCAAGCAGCTCAATAACTGTGATGATTGCCCCGTCGCTTTCTGTAATATTGATTAA
- a CDS encoding cysteine hydrolase family protein, translating into MKKRALLVIDYTNDFVDGALPVGEPGKQIEEKLVALTEEAIERGDYVVFAVDRHEADDPHHPETQLFPPHNLAGSKGRELYGKLKDAYERHQDKKNVVYMDKTRYSAFAGTDLEIRLRERGIEEVGIVGVCTDICDLHTAIDAYNRGFRITVYKDAVASFNPTGHEWALVHMKSCLGARIV; encoded by the coding sequence ATGAAAAAGAGAGCATTGCTTGTCATTGACTATACGAATGATTTCGTGGACGGCGCGCTTCCGGTTGGAGAACCAGGTAAGCAAATCGAAGAAAAGCTCGTCGCCTTAACAGAAGAGGCGATTGAGAGAGGGGACTATGTTGTCTTTGCGGTAGATCGTCATGAAGCGGATGATCCGCATCATCCGGAAACGCAGTTATTTCCGCCCCACAATCTTGCCGGATCAAAGGGACGAGAGCTATACGGCAAGCTAAAAGACGCGTATGAACGGCATCAGGATAAGAAAAATGTGGTATATATGGATAAGACGCGCTATAGTGCATTTGCTGGTACAGATCTAGAGATACGCCTGCGGGAGCGAGGCATTGAAGAAGTAGGGATCGTAGGCGTGTGTACCGATATCTGTGATCTGCATACAGCAATTGACGCTTACAATAGAGGCTTTCGTATTACCGTATATAAAGATGCGGTGGCAAGTTTTAACCCGACGGGACATGAATGGGCGCTTGTCCATATGAAAAGCTGCCTTGGAGCGCGAATTGTATAA
- a CDS encoding SDR family NAD(P)-dependent oxidoreductase: MELGLQNKVVLITGASKGIGRAIAQAFHKEGARVAITARGEDELKEAAHEMDGILTFSADMTDPSSRGHVISHVVDHFGTIDILINNVGGSSGGAILDTDTALFEAAMELNFYSAVDLSKQAAAIMKENGAGSIINISSIYGREAGGKPTYNAAKAALISFTKALADEVIPYGIRVNGVAPGAILHPTGNWIKRLEENPEKIKQFVQAEIPAGRFGTVEEVANVVLFLASEKASWVVGATLNVDGGQSRSNF; the protein is encoded by the coding sequence ATGGAATTAGGTTTGCAAAATAAAGTTGTACTTATTACCGGTGCCTCTAAAGGGATTGGCCGGGCGATTGCTCAAGCATTCCACAAAGAAGGAGCCAGAGTTGCCATTACGGCAAGAGGAGAGGATGAACTTAAGGAAGCGGCACACGAAATGGACGGTATCCTCACCTTCTCTGCTGATATGACCGATCCGTCTTCGCGCGGACATGTGATCAGCCATGTTGTTGATCACTTCGGAACCATCGATATTCTGATTAACAATGTAGGCGGAAGTAGCGGAGGAGCCATTCTTGACACAGATACGGCACTGTTTGAAGCGGCAATGGAGCTTAACTTTTACTCTGCGGTCGACTTGAGTAAACAAGCGGCTGCTATTATGAAGGAAAATGGAGCCGGGAGCATTATAAATATCAGCTCCATTTACGGACGTGAAGCGGGCGGAAAACCAACCTATAATGCGGCCAAAGCAGCACTCATTAGCTTTACGAAGGCATTGGCAGATGAGGTGATTCCTTATGGTATTCGTGTCAATGGCGTTGCCCCCGGTGCGATCCTTCATCCAACAGGCAATTGGATAAAACGGCTTGAAGAAAACCCAGAGAAAATCAAACAATTTGTTCAAGCTGAAATTCCGGCCGGACGCTTCGGCACGGTAGAGGAAGTGGCGAACGTTGTGCTCTTCCTTGCATCAGAGAAAGCATCCTGGGTCGTCGGCGCAACATTGAATGTGGACGGTGGACAATCGAGGAGCAACTTTTAG